The genomic region TACAGGTTCTGTGACAACGTGTGGACATTTGTCTTGAACGATGTGGAGTTCAGAGAGGTGACTGACCTTGTAAAGGTTGACAAAGTCAAGATTGTCGCCTGTGACGGAAAGAGTGAGTCAGTCCAGAACAAATCTGACAAATGGTAAGTGTAAAACTAAAATACTTTCACagttcacacccacacaccagtgttttgttttttttcattgtttaactgaagaaatatttatttgcttgttctctcttttctttcttttgttttgtgcatttAACACTTTGGTTTTTTTCGCTCTCTTTCTCATTAGACTCTGGCTGACAACTGTCAGTGTTGATGACGGCTGGAGCCACAGATGGACCTGGATTGTACATATAATTTATTACAGCAGAGTGACagctgagtgtatgtgtgtgtgtctgtttgtatgtgtgtgtatgtgtgtgtatgtgtgtgtgtctcagagtgGATCAGTCACTGTTTGGTTTTATAATCAATTGCAggcatttttgttcagtttgcTGTTATAATTGAGCTGGATCATCTTTaataaaaacttaatttaaaacaCACAGCGTCTCGTTCTGTATGTCGTATGTACAggctgacaaaaaaagaaattctgaATGAAATCTTTCACCAAAGCTGGAGTTCAGAAAATATGAAAGTGGTTGTTAATGTGAGTTTCTGTGCTTTGTGCTCTTCCTGTCCCAAGAACCAGCATGAGACAGAGAAAACATAAGGCTCACCTAATTAAATCCATGCCAGCTTAAGTCTATGCTATGCTTATCTGTCTACTGGTTTATCTTTTCCAACTGCAAATGACTTGTGTCGCTTTGTATACTGCTCTCTCACTGCACCCCTACTGTCAAATAAGTTGACATGTGACTTTATCTAAAAGTCTTCTTTGCATTTACACAAGTAGTAAGCTTACACCAACGTCACTTTTCGTAACCGGGaggaaatttaaaatttaataaTGCTAACAGTTTTAGCATTTATAAGTTGCTGGTTTACGGCTGAAACGGTTGTCAACTGTAGTTAAAAGTTGTTCAAAGTTTATTCATGTGAAAATCGTACAGAATCAATCGTCTCGTAAGTGAAGACAAACCCAAACGTTTTCAGCTCATTCCAGTTTATTATAACATCGCGATTTCacatgtataaaagagtgcaTCTTAGAAATGATTTGATTACAATGATCAACGTTGAACTTTTGTTGCTCTTAAACGAACATATAAAAAAATTACGTACAGAATTCAATGCAAACAAACGTCTTTCTGCGGCAACAATGACTGATAAAAATCTTCAGGAATCATCACAATTTGATATATGGACccagtgtatgtatatatctgTATGTATACCCCAGGAGCAAGTACATATTATGACGTATATACTCATATTGGTGTGCATTGTGTTAGTTGTGATAAAACTTGACTGTGTGATCAATACTGCATGTGGTTTCATCAGGAGTGGAAATGGCTTTTGCTTCCTAACTATGCAAGTGAAGGGAAATTAATAGATGAAGAGTGATGGATACATGTATGTACAATGTGGGAGACGACTGTTATTGCAAAGTAGGGCTGTAATGAATTGATGAAGGAATCAATTACtaatcaactgttttttttttttgtggttttagcATGTTCGTTGCTCCTCTTTTACAGTAAACttaatatttttggtttgcggacaaaacaagacttgaGGGAATTTTTTTTTGGGAGTATTTGGAAACAattgacatttttcttcatttcatgttttatagAAGCACCAACATGGACATGATGTTTGTGAGACTTAAGCCCACATGCTGACAGGCAAACTCCACTGATATCAACCAAACatacaaaatcaacaaaacGGTTCAACTTGCTGAGTCACTGGTTTGGTGTTCGTCAGGTGCAAAACATCAGAAAGGCCACACCATCATGTGTTCAGTGACAGCTTTGGTGTGAGAGGAGCTGAAGCTGATCCTGAATCAGTTCTTTCCTGATCTAACCGCGCATTACACCACGGCCTCTGTAGCACCAGACGGACACATTAGCACCGAGTTTCTGACCACAACGTTTATTCTACAATCAAACAATATAGACTTGGGCCAGTCCACATTTCTAAGTGGAAATGGACAGCTTGCATTAGCTCTGAGCTCAAATGCTATGGCCTGAAATATTCACACGTTGAGGCAataagaattattatttttgtctgcGCCATAATTGCTAGAAATGATTCaccaattgaattgaataggtTATACTAACATCTTCGTGCTAATGGTTAGAATCCTCTTATAGAGCTAGAAGCTccacttttttccacatttcctcGAAacaaagtgtaactaaaccccaaTCTGTCAAGTAGTGAGCTGAGACCTGAGTtagggagaagaggagggaggaagagtgagAAATAGAGCAGGAGACGTCGTCTGATAGCGAAATCTGACGTCAAACAaaaaggggaggagtctgggacagcGAGCCTCACGCTGATTAGACAAGAGGGTGATGGAAGAGTGAACTAGGAAAGCCAATGGCaaaaatttgaatgcagtagctggtgtttgaccagacaGAGGCAGTATAATTTCAATTTTTCctactaaactgtgaagatttgcacctggatctcaaaataacattacattatatatcCAAAgaaagtggtttaggggtttgGTTACACTTATTACACTTATTGGTTATCAGTTGTATGAACTAAGTCACGGTTGCGGCCAAGCGGCTCTCCCTATTAATCCTCTGGCGAATTTATGTTTATGTACAAAAAGAGATATACGCTTATTTCAAGCAAAAGCGGCCACATTGTTGTTGAGTTCATTATCAACACGCACAGTCTCATAAAGTTACGCCACTGTTGAATTTCAAAGGGAGTTGTCACACAAACTGTTGGCTACACTGTACCCCTCAATTTATGGTGGTACTGCTTTAGTTCCTTTGTGCAAGTCAACTGAAATCTCACGGatacaaataatgtaataataataatactacagaTATGGACAAGGGGCTCCATCTGTTTGCATATGTATCTAACGTTCTAACATTGAGCATAAATGACACTTATGGCCTTGTGTTAACTAATATACTGAATatcacaaatgtttattttatggaccatGGTAGCAAAGcaattcttcttcctctgattgAGGCGATTTAACTCCGACCTTCACCCTAAAGGCAATGTAGCCTAGGCTGTATTGGCAAGTGTGGCCATCAATTACCTGTATGCAATAAGAAATTAGCAAACTTGTGTGCTTAGATCTCTGTCAGGACGGTTCGATAAAACAGGCTTTATTTTAATcctgtaaaataaagtaaattatCAAGTCACATTGATTCAACTGAGAAATATTGACTTTGCTGCAAAATATTAGTAAAACTGGGCCTTTAAAGCCTAAAGTTAAGCAGCTACTCTGCTTAACTTAATTGACGCAGAGGCTGTTTGTAATTTAAGAACACACGAGGAGCGTTGGCCACTCAGCTGCCTCAGGTCAACAGGTgaccaggtcaaaggtcacatcaTAGCTGCCCCAGATCACTTCATCACAAAAAAGAGCACCGACGGGACAAACGGTTCTGTTAGACGACAGCAGCAGCTATAAACTACACATTCAAAAATGAAAGAGACTTAAAGCAAATGTACAAGTATAAAAACTAATCTAGAGGCAAATTTAGGTATAAAACATCCACCAGGCGAAGCCAAGCTCCTCGCTGACAGTCCCTCTCTGTCCAACTCCACAGTACGACTCCACTTCGTCCATAGTCTGAAGATGGACTGTCCGTCCTCTGTACATTCCCCCCTCAGTGACCAACTCCTCTGCTTGTCCATTTATGTTCATCCTTCCCGTTCAGTCAAGGAAGCGCTGGCAGGCTTTCTTCCAACGACAGGCCGTGCACCACTGATCTCTGTGCTCGATGCCGTAAACCTTCCGACACTTCTTAGCCTCTCCGCGGATCctcctgacaaacacacaacacagaggaCGTTTGAACACGTACAAAACACTTTCTGCGTGCCCTATTTCATTTAGtgattatttatgtatatatatatatatatatatatatatatatatacatatatgaatattgagtttgtttttttggaagttcGCTACGTTTAAATCGTATTCCGTTActgagaatttaaaaaataacattctgGCAGTGAACGACTAGGGCAGGTGAATTGgtgctaattaaggtccctgagtgagtgacctttgacccattttgactgatgcgttatgtgtttacatattttattttgtcagcacattAATGTGTaaagttttgcctttaattaaaaacaattaatgttagatttgtgtcacattgtcctttttttgcacaagaaaaaaaccttgttaaaaaaagtaacttttactcttatcaaaatagtggtaatTTACTTGAGTACATTTCAGTATTCTTTAGAAGTTAgataatgttttattcatcataaaacatcataatacaatgtcatttttatgTGGGTGTTGGTGTGAGTACTAAcctgcagggggtgctgtggTTCTGCAGCCACTGTTCCCCAACACTGACTGAACGCACTCTGAACGGCAAAGCCTGTGAggcgagagggagggagagagagagagagagagagagagagagagagagggagggggagagagagagagagaggcgtgtgagagagtgagcatgTGTTTAAACCACGGATTTTACGATGTGAAAAACATGCTGTAGTTCTCCCAGGAAGCGTGCAGGTGGCAGCAGAGCACCGTGGGGAAAACTGGTGGAAAATATGACCACAAACCAACTGAGAGGATTTTCCCTTTGAATGAAAACCATCAGGGAGGAgcgcgcacgcgcacacatgTATAAAACCAGTTTGAACAGGCTCCTCTGGCCTCGAGGAGAAGATAAACAATAGGGAGCTGAACAAGCCTCAGACTGGAGAAAACAAGTGAGTGGGAGATTATTTCCCATGAGTCTTTGCTGCAGAAGTTTAAGCTgagaaatataaatgtatttattgagtTAGTTAAATGTAGTGCAGGTCCTCATTACTGACTGAGTGGATGAATAATGATCTAGTCAATCGattgctttttttaaagtagaattagtaaaaaaaaacatgtttttgttttgtctctaaTAGCCTGGAATGACTGTTTACCTGTTTGTTGAAGCAGGTGGAAGGTGGGGCTGTCCAACGACTGGACGCCGCGATGGAAGCTGCCTCTGTGATGACTTGGCTGGGAGGCGGAGCCTAATGACACAACGCAAACGTTTTGTTAGCGAGCCGCGACATTGTCTTCATTTTACACTAAATGTCAACCGCTGTTGATAAGCTCCTCCCCTACCTGGTAGGAGTGCTCTGACTTGACCTGCCAGAAGCTGCCGGAAGGCGCAGAGGAACTCAGAGTGCTGCAGGTTGGGAACGGgggagatggagaggagggTGATGAAGGGCTCGCTGGTGAGGCGGGGCAGTTGGACGGCGAGGAGGGGGCAGGGCTACAGGGGGGAGGGTGTGGAGGAGACTGATGCTGGGTGACCTCGGTGTAGTAAAAATCCTCTTCGCTGCGAGAACAGCGCTCATGTTCTCCACCACGGCTGCGAGAGAGTTCAAAAATAAAGGATAAGGAATAAGGACGTGCTCGTATTAGGACAGTTACAGCACGTGTTGGCATCAGAGGACACTTACCACAGGTGTGTTGTTCTGATGTGACGTTTGATTCCCACCACCGTGGTCAGCACCTTTCCACAGGCGGGCCACAGACACCTGTACGCCACCTTCACCGAGTTCTGCGGGGCGAAAAACCCACCGTGTCAGCTCTCACCCTCTGCTTTTATGCGTGCTACTGAGCTGTGAAACTGTGAAACACCAACTCACTCTGCGCTTCCTCGGCGCCGGCTCGTCAGAGATCTCCTGTTCCATCTCCATGTCCAGCCCCTCGTCGGGGACTGCAGTCAGGTTGACGTCATTCTCTAGGATTGGTGGAGACGGGGCCGGGCTTCCGTTGGCCTGGCCGATGCTCCAGtagccgctgccgctgctgctgctgtcagagagCTCGCCGCCTACACAGTCCATCACCGGAGCTGAAAGAAGAGGACACCATTTGTTGCCACCTACTGTCTGTTTACTGTTAGATTTTTACTCTTTAAACACCGTTTGTCAGGGGTGGGACAAAAGTTTGACTCTTGAGATCTAAAATATGACTCATTCCTTTGACTAATTTCTTATTGCTTGGCACAATGACTGTCACATGACAAGTTATCTGGCTGAGGGAGAAGCTGACAGGTTTGGTCCTCCATAGAAACCACAGGATCATGTGACGGACAGAGTTACTGATCTTCTGTTGTCTGTGTTCttgactgttgtttttatttaaaccttGAGTGTCAGTGACTTTTGACCTTGTTGGTCAGGTTTCTCTGTCCGCCTGGGTGAGACATGATCACCTGACGCTGTTACAGTTTAGTTGCTGTTGTCGTACCTGGTGGTTCAGGATTGGTGGGACTGTGCATCAGAGGGCTACAGGACAAACTGCTGAGGACCATCGCCGCCATCAATTCGTCCATGTCCACGTCCCCTGGACTCCTCCGTCTGCAGAAGGAGGGGAAACTCAGAGTTAGTCTGTTTGCTGGTCAGTGTAAAAACGCCGCGCCAAAACAGACATCAGAGATGACATCTGACCTGCTGGGGACGTCGATGCAAGAGGACACGCATCTGCTGTTGGATGGAAGCactgacgaggaggaggaagaatgaGATGAAGGCCAAACAGCAGAGATGTCACTCTCCGTGAGATCCAGCTGATCCGCCATTCCTGGAGATTCACCTTTTCCTGCACACTGAAAATACACCTGCAAAAGAGAAACACCA from Solea solea chromosome 5, fSolSol10.1, whole genome shotgun sequence harbors:
- the znf395a gene encoding zinc finger protein 395a, yielding MLPKTRLGKRSPLGALVSSACTAGANPETAKTGVTMATAAGPQAITRVRGHLGLKVYFQCAGKGESPGMADQLDLTESDISAVWPSSHSSSSSSVLPSNSRCVSSCIDVPSRRRSPGDVDMDELMAAMVLSSLSCSPLMHSPTNPEPPAPVMDCVGGELSDSSSSGSGYWSIGQANGSPAPSPPILENDVNLTAVPDEGLDMEMEQEISDEPAPRKRRNSVKVAYRCLWPACGKVLTTVVGIKRHIRTTHLCRGGEHERCSRSEEDFYYTEVTQHQSPPHPPPCSPAPSSPSNCPASPASPSSPSSPSPPFPTCSTLSSSAPSGSFWQVKSEHSYQAPPPSQVITEAASIAASSRWTAPPSTCFNKQALPFRVRSVSVGEQWLQNHSTPCRRIRGEAKKCRKVYGIEHRDQWCTACRWKKACQRFLD